A stretch of Onychomys torridus chromosome 2, mOncTor1.1, whole genome shotgun sequence DNA encodes these proteins:
- the Zbtb8os gene encoding protein archease has translation MAQEEEDVRDYNLTEEQKAIKDKYPPVNRKYEYLDHTADVQLQAWGHALEEAFEQCVTVMFGYMTDTGTVEPLQTVEAETQGDDLQTLFLHFLDEWLYKFSVDEYFIPREVKVLNIDQKNFKLRSIGWGEEFSLSKHPQGTEVKAITYSAMQVYSEEKPEVFVIIDI, from the exons ATGGCTCAAGAAGAGGAAGATGTTAGAGATTACAATTTGACGGAGGAACAGAAGGCGATCAAGGACAAGTATCCTCCAGTCAATCGAAAGTATGAAT aTTTGGATCATACAGCTGATGTCCA gttacaAGCATGGGGACATGCTCTGGAGGAAGCATTTGAACAGTGTGTCACGGTCATGTTTGGTTACATGACAGATACAGGGACTGTGGAACCTCTTCAAACAGTAGAAGCAGAAACCCAAG GAGATGACTTGCAGACTCTATTCTTACACTTTTTGGATGAGTGGCTTTACAAGTTCAGTGTTGATGAATACTTCATTCCCCGG gaAGTGAAAGTACTCAATATTGATCAAAAAAATTTCAAGTTACGGTCAATTGG GTGGGGAGAAGAATTTTCATTGTCCAAGCACCCTCAG GGAACAGAAGTCAAAGCAATAACATACTCGGCAATGCAAGTCTACAGTGAGGAGAAGCCAGAGGTGTTTGTGATCATCGACATTTAA